Proteins encoded together in one Peribacillus asahii window:
- a CDS encoding YmaF family protein, producing the protein MNRVGKDDFVPGFVPSHNHGSVDYTSVNDGHVHQCLDVTSPPIQTQDGNHIHYTEGYVLFEDGHTHHYQAYSGPAIPVGNGMHVHHYDFYTTENDGHRHRVRGVDQPAPGNK; encoded by the coding sequence ATGAATCGTGTAGGTAAAGATGATTTTGTACCGGGATTTGTACCAAGCCATAATCATGGTTCCGTTGACTATACATCTGTAAATGACGGTCATGTTCATCAATGTTTAGATGTTACTTCTCCTCCTATTCAAACTCAAGATGGGAATCATATTCATTACACGGAAGGATATGTGCTCTTTGAAGATGGGCATACCCATCATTATCAGGCATATTCAGGTCCTGCTATCCCTGTAGGAAATGGAATGCACGTCCATCATTATGATTTTTATACAACAGAAAACGATGGGCATCGACATCGAGTAAGAGGTGTGGATCAGCCTGCTCCAGGGAATAAGTAA
- a CDS encoding polysaccharide deacetylase family protein gives MSVCNEKRVELLAIQKESGQFFLHIRLLLDQEIELVWEVDETTANSLQARAKFETGAKYYLSFYHSWDALKKKKVSCITRTYLGKSNKKFFSCSKEYSQNLNLLKPIQQIKQLHALPFLSSPHSLKQDKEITSKQKTTYIPFLSPKLAWMAVFIMSLFAFLGLNETKPVKAEALNNKIVVTAASVIPEEKESIQQPAIKLKKSMNYTVPRGYVALTFDDGPSKYSKKIVNILKKYKVGGTFFYIGTNVKNRPEDVKYTKRNGFSIGSHSMNHPKFTSLSYQKQEKELTQANTIIEKITKEPVTLFRPPYGAKNLNTSKLTKKYSQKMVIWSIDTRDWESRNAKKILTVVKSSKTSGSIILLHESSAVVEALPDIIKHLQKEDLKIVNLQ, from the coding sequence ATGTCAGTCTGTAATGAAAAGAGAGTAGAACTTTTAGCTATACAAAAGGAAAGCGGTCAATTTTTTTTACACATCCGATTACTATTGGACCAAGAAATCGAACTAGTTTGGGAAGTTGATGAAACAACAGCTAACAGTTTACAAGCTAGAGCTAAGTTTGAAACCGGCGCTAAATATTACCTATCCTTTTATCACTCTTGGGATGCTCTAAAAAAGAAAAAGGTGAGCTGCATCACTCGAACCTATCTTGGCAAAAGTAATAAAAAATTTTTTTCATGTTCAAAAGAATATAGTCAAAACTTGAACTTACTGAAACCTATTCAGCAAATCAAACAGCTTCATGCCCTACCCTTCTTATCTAGTCCACATTCACTTAAGCAAGACAAAGAGATAACCAGCAAACAAAAGACTACATATATACCCTTTCTTTCTCCTAAGCTGGCCTGGATGGCAGTCTTTATTATGAGTCTCTTCGCATTTCTAGGATTGAATGAAACTAAACCTGTGAAAGCCGAAGCATTAAATAATAAGATAGTCGTAACAGCAGCCTCTGTAATACCTGAAGAAAAAGAGAGCATTCAACAGCCTGCTATAAAGCTAAAAAAATCGATGAACTATACCGTCCCTAGAGGTTACGTAGCTCTTACTTTCGATGATGGCCCTTCTAAATATTCTAAGAAAATAGTAAACATTTTAAAAAAATATAAAGTAGGCGGTACGTTTTTCTATATTGGAACAAACGTGAAAAACCGGCCTGAAGATGTAAAATACACGAAAAGGAATGGTTTTTCAATCGGCAGCCATTCTATGAATCACCCAAAATTCACAAGTCTTTCTTATCAAAAACAAGAAAAAGAACTAACACAAGCCAATACCATCATTGAAAAAATCACGAAGGAACCTGTCACTCTGTTTCGGCCACCTTATGGTGCTAAAAATCTAAATACAAGTAAACTAACTAAAAAATACAGTCAGAAGATGGTTATTTGGAGTATTGATACTAGAGATTGGGAAAGCCGCAATGCAAAAAAAATTCTTACAGTAGTGAAAAGTTCTAAAACATCCGGATCGATTATTCTTCTGCATGAATCATCAGCCGTTGTTGAGGCCTTACCTGACATTATTAAACATTTACAAAAAGAAGATTTAAAGATTGTAAATCTACAATAA
- a CDS encoding DMT family transporter yields MNKSLVILFLVLANLFWAGNYVFGKYVINEMSPIQLTFSRWLLATFLLIPIAHWIERPHWKQVWKQWKILWIMGVLGIISYNLLLYWALKYTTPLNAALVNSINPAVIVFFSAFLLRERISLKNGIGLLISLLGVLLVLTKGQLQEVLHLTYNKGDVLMIAAILVWTFYSIIGKKLKNIPPISGTSISVILGLITLLPFVLFSEFNYQLSNQAIIGILYIALFPSVGSFIFWNSSLRHINASQAGIYLNLIAVFTAILSLILGQTITLVQIVGGLLVFIGVYLSSQKAKLQSTNS; encoded by the coding sequence ATGAACAAATCATTAGTTATTTTATTTTTAGTTTTGGCCAACTTGTTTTGGGCTGGCAATTATGTATTTGGTAAATATGTCATAAACGAAATGTCGCCTATACAATTAACCTTCTCACGTTGGCTACTTGCAACGTTCTTATTAATTCCGATTGCCCACTGGATTGAACGCCCTCATTGGAAACAAGTGTGGAAGCAGTGGAAAATTCTCTGGATTATGGGTGTACTCGGAATTATTAGCTACAACCTTCTCCTTTATTGGGCACTGAAATACACAACTCCACTGAACGCAGCACTCGTTAATTCTATTAATCCAGCTGTTATCGTATTTTTTTCTGCGTTTTTATTACGAGAGCGAATTTCTCTAAAAAACGGAATTGGCCTGCTCATTTCCTTATTAGGTGTTTTACTCGTGTTAACGAAAGGGCAGCTTCAAGAAGTTCTTCACCTTACCTATAACAAAGGTGATGTATTAATGATTGCGGCCATTCTCGTCTGGACATTTTATTCAATTATCGGAAAAAAACTTAAAAATATTCCCCCCATTTCCGGGACATCTATATCTGTTATTCTAGGACTTATCACTTTATTGCCATTTGTTCTTTTTTCCGAGTTTAATTATCAGCTTAGTAACCAAGCCATTATTGGTATTTTGTATATTGCTCTCTTTCCATCTGTTGGTTCCTTTATTTTTTGGAATAGCTCGTTACGCCATATTAATGCTAGCCAAGCCGGGATTTATCTTAACTTAATTGCTGTTTTTACCGCTATTTTAAGTTTAATTTTAGGACAAACGATTACACTTGTACAAATTGTCGGCGGCCTGCTTGTCTTTATTGGAGTTTACCTATCTAGTCAGAAAGCCAAACTACAGAGTACGAATTCTTAA
- the rluF gene encoding 23S rRNA pseudouridine(2604) synthase RluF — MRINKYISESGITSRRGADKWIAEGRVTINGVVAELGSQAEPGDDVRVDGKPIIIEQQYVYIALNKPVGITSTTERHIKGNIVDFVNHPLRIFHIGRLDKDSDGLILLTNDGDIVNEILRSEGKHEKEYIVTVDQPITPAFLKKMAAGVEILDTVTLPCKVTQLSKYVFKIILTQGLNRQIRRMCSALGYQVRSLQRTRIMNIRLDGLAVGQWRDLTKEELSDLFKQLNYTPRQR; from the coding sequence TTGCGGATTAATAAATATATTAGTGAGTCAGGAATTACCTCCAGACGTGGAGCAGATAAATGGATTGCAGAAGGTCGCGTAACCATTAACGGAGTTGTTGCGGAGCTAGGAAGTCAAGCTGAACCTGGCGATGATGTACGTGTAGATGGAAAACCGATTATAATTGAGCAGCAATATGTCTATATTGCTCTTAATAAACCTGTTGGCATTACAAGTACAACAGAAAGGCATATTAAAGGCAATATTGTGGACTTTGTTAACCATCCGCTTCGAATTTTTCATATCGGTCGACTCGATAAAGATTCAGATGGCTTAATTTTACTAACAAATGACGGTGACATCGTAAATGAAATTTTGCGAAGTGAAGGTAAGCATGAAAAAGAATATATCGTAACGGTCGACCAGCCTATTACCCCTGCGTTTCTCAAAAAAATGGCTGCAGGCGTAGAAATTTTGGACACGGTAACCTTGCCTTGTAAAGTCACCCAATTGTCTAAATATGTGTTCAAAATTATTTTAACGCAAGGGCTAAACCGTCAAATTCGGCGCATGTGCTCAGCTTTAGGTTATCAGGTACGAAGCTTACAGAGAACACGTATTATGAATATTCGCTTAGATGGTCTCGCTGTCGGTCAATGGCGTGATTTAACGAAAGAAGAGCTGAGTGATTTATTTAAACAATTGAATTATACTCCTAGACAACGTTGA
- a CDS encoding hydantoinase/oxoprolinase family protein, translated as MTQTRLAIDVGGTFTDVFVFDEQTGKVFVTKTSSTPSNPERGILDGIEKAQLNGQDIKIFSHGTTVGTNALIERKLPKTALITTKGFRDVPEIRRGTKLDIWDMYQDTSKPYIPRRDRFEVTERTDYDGNVLTEIDEEEVRQLARKLDKRGTESIAVCFINAYVNGANEARVKEIIQEELPNVYICTSSEVLPEIFEHERMSTTIINAVLGPIISKYIHNLEGEMEKKGYEGDILVLHSGGGVMTSSTVPRYAARLASSGIAAGAIASKHIAKLCGFNHAIGLDMGGTSTDISLMYDGDIRITKDWYIEYGYPIGFPSIEILTIGAGGGSLAWVDEGGSLRNGPQSAGAVPGPACYQRGGTEATNSDANLVLGRLGVDLLDGTMKLDKEKARQAVEKIAKQFNYTVEEAANAIIQVANANMCDALRLISVRRGYDPRDFALVAFGGAGPLHGAQLAKDMDIPTIIVPPHPGVAAAMGCLLVDVRHDISKTYVKNIHHVSLEELENEFSGMEQEAEKLLEEEGVGSDQSTLMRYVDMRYKGQWRSLAIPVSDKLQSLDSVLEAFHQEHQREFAFSDDKQLVEIYGLRVTVIGTVPKPEFPKYGPAGTLESALKEVRDVYFDGKFVPANVYNREDIPVLSEIQGPAIIDQLDTTTVIPPGFTAKVDVYRNLIISVNK; from the coding sequence ATGACTCAAACTCGACTAGCAATTGATGTAGGTGGCACATTTACAGATGTATTTGTTTTTGATGAGCAGACAGGAAAGGTTTTTGTAACGAAAACATCATCAACACCTTCGAATCCAGAGCGTGGAATTTTAGATGGAATTGAAAAAGCTCAGTTAAATGGTCAAGATATTAAAATCTTTTCCCATGGTACAACCGTTGGTACGAATGCATTAATTGAAAGAAAGCTGCCTAAAACGGCACTTATTACGACAAAAGGTTTTCGGGATGTTCCAGAGATTCGACGCGGAACAAAGCTTGACATATGGGATATGTATCAAGATACTTCAAAACCTTATATTCCAAGAAGAGATCGGTTTGAAGTAACAGAAAGAACGGATTATGACGGTAACGTGCTTACTGAAATTGATGAAGAAGAAGTTCGTCAGCTTGCTAGAAAACTAGATAAGCGCGGTACGGAGTCCATTGCGGTTTGTTTTATAAATGCTTATGTGAATGGCGCGAACGAGGCACGAGTAAAAGAAATTATCCAAGAAGAATTACCGAATGTTTACATTTGTACATCGAGTGAAGTATTGCCAGAGATTTTTGAGCATGAGCGCATGAGTACAACGATTATTAATGCAGTGTTAGGGCCGATTATTAGTAAATATATTCATAATTTAGAGGGGGAAATGGAGAAGAAAGGGTATGAAGGAGATATTCTAGTTCTACACTCTGGTGGCGGTGTCATGACGTCTAGTACAGTTCCACGTTATGCTGCAAGGCTTGCAAGCTCGGGTATTGCTGCCGGTGCAATCGCCAGTAAGCATATTGCCAAACTTTGTGGTTTTAATCATGCGATTGGACTTGATATGGGAGGGACGAGTACAGATATTTCTCTTATGTATGATGGCGATATTAGGATTACAAAAGATTGGTACATTGAATATGGGTATCCAATTGGGTTTCCGAGTATCGAAATTTTGACAATTGGAGCTGGTGGAGGAAGTTTAGCGTGGGTGGATGAAGGCGGTTCTCTCAGAAACGGACCACAAAGTGCTGGTGCAGTTCCCGGGCCTGCTTGTTATCAAAGAGGAGGAACGGAAGCAACCAACTCCGATGCCAATTTAGTTCTTGGCCGTCTTGGAGTCGATTTATTAGATGGAACTATGAAGTTGGATAAGGAAAAAGCAAGACAAGCTGTTGAAAAGATTGCCAAGCAGTTTAATTATACAGTTGAAGAGGCTGCTAATGCGATTATTCAAGTGGCTAATGCTAACATGTGTGATGCATTGAGATTAATCTCGGTAAGACGTGGCTATGATCCACGTGACTTTGCTCTTGTTGCTTTTGGAGGGGCTGGGCCGTTACATGGTGCTCAGTTAGCAAAAGATATGGATATTCCAACTATCATTGTTCCGCCTCATCCTGGTGTTGCCGCTGCCATGGGCTGCTTATTAGTAGATGTTCGTCATGACATTTCAAAAACATATGTGAAGAATATTCATCATGTTTCACTTGAAGAATTAGAGAATGAATTCAGCGGTATGGAACAAGAGGCTGAAAAATTATTAGAAGAGGAAGGCGTTGGAAGTGATCAGTCCACACTTATGCGTTATGTGGATATGAGATACAAGGGGCAATGGCGCTCATTAGCTATACCAGTCAGTGATAAACTTCAATCATTAGACAGCGTATTAGAGGCTTTTCACCAAGAACATCAACGTGAATTTGCCTTTTCAGATGATAAACAATTAGTTGAAATTTATGGTTTGCGAGTCACTGTCATCGGAACGGTACCGAAACCAGAGTTTCCGAAGTATGGACCAGCGGGCACACTGGAGAGTGCTTTAAAAGAAGTGAGAGATGTTTATTTCGATGGAAAGTTTGTCCCTGCAAATGTCTATAACCGTGAGGATATTCCTGTTCTTTCTGAAATTCAAGGACCGGCTATTATTGATCAGTTGGATACAACGACGGTAATCCCGCCAGGCTTTACTGCGAAAGTAGATGTGTATAGAAACTTAATTATATCGGTAAACAAATAA
- a CDS encoding DUF421 domain-containing protein — translation MDFFQSQESLTSIEWILRAVVAFLFLFFMAKIMGQRSISQLQLLDFIIALSIGNIIAHPLSDEGLGLKGSMITMTVLVTLYLIGVFASLKWKKLRHFIDTPSFSLIENGKIISKNLKRARISIDFLLSELRKEKIEDVQKIALALWEPDGTISFFLHSQYQAMTPADMNIVTKPFAFPSTIIKEGKIEFKELHRIGKNENWLKHKVKSLYDTDIHDILLGTIDQNDQLKIFLYH, via the coding sequence ATGGATTTTTTTCAAAGCCAGGAATCCCTTACTTCAATAGAGTGGATTTTAAGGGCTGTCGTTGCTTTTCTTTTCTTATTCTTTATGGCAAAAATAATGGGACAACGATCGATTTCTCAGTTACAACTACTTGATTTCATTATAGCCTTATCAATTGGAAACATTATTGCCCATCCATTGTCTGATGAAGGGTTAGGTTTGAAAGGCTCGATGATTACCATGACCGTTTTAGTTACTTTATACTTAATTGGGGTATTTGCGAGTCTGAAATGGAAGAAACTTCGACATTTTATCGATACTCCGTCCTTCTCACTTATTGAAAATGGGAAGATTATATCTAAAAACTTAAAAAGAGCGAGAATATCTATTGATTTTTTATTATCAGAATTGAGGAAGGAAAAAATCGAAGACGTTCAAAAGATAGCACTTGCTTTGTGGGAACCGGATGGTACGATTTCATTTTTCTTGCATTCACAATATCAAGCGATGACCCCAGCGGATATGAATATAGTGACTAAACCATTTGCTTTTCCTAGTACAATTATTAAAGAGGGAAAAATTGAATTCAAAGAATTACATCGTATTGGTAAGAACGAAAACTGGCTAAAACACAAAGTTAAAAGCCTATACGATACAGACATACATGATATTTTATTAGGAACCATTGATCAAAACGATCAATTAAAAATCTTTTTATATCATTAA
- a CDS encoding GTPase domain-containing protein → MDEQLIQKKFYEILIEGKEKHPIESLGELFIEENKKEIANLTDIRFAQGEVYFQHLDYEAAVFKWENIEGKLGPWAKKNIADAYFELELYDTAESIYKDVSTDNPVLKMEVFLQLFSLYIVGMKHPLARDVIKEAVAFDPDYPNVTKMARAFFEEQKDWPNAIELAVNESIRTESMAWFDVLHAYIKQGVAQSSAPDYFARMLESLYQLEPVRFEKMAVALWKNYKYTDSYFNWLEVITELIGKGEHSKEHGWNDLSDQYQEAFSRLLEGKYLIRDLKPVIPSLLENWLKISNGEQIIHAAAAVASWSKVFPESMNMLIVHEAEGVLNQSSKVKGGLAASETLFESIVAWAQENELAVGYKLKWMIRELINTNSYRLLLAGSAGSGKTSFVEALVGQTLAAHDYSGTISVQDSSESAIIEITGDEQNIVTELGETNGQKGSIMDIHLSSDYLQKQTLRVVDTPGFNGEKTISSDFQHHLAGSDGLLFVLDARAPFTGVERDLLLDIQAAAPQIPIHFLLNKMDTVYSDQVAMQMEDETWNKVNMYFPKAKVFAFSNKYEDSKQLNDFALFMNSNYRQHDWKEKRTEKVLTFIHQTLTYLLEKRASTERRWEHSIAWNEQMVEKLNGAMNQLADLEKEKIKTITKSYRSFKEEVKNEIFTKIPEILHNCSNLITENSDFSQVHVQLNQEMNEKIQEYVKQTLMPDYYHSLQKWISESEMEFTQSQQFMDDVSSGFNELYQEERIGLLGDFKVLDDWRRDADRMTSGIRIENVNILLRRTPAQLLLKGAGKLLGAIPQNKASMYNRYKKYLENEDFLDVALMISDRFLAQFELFEQSIERDITLFFRSAFSMLQKTIDTTQMETKEYQETLLHMRENPEVYRDPITLFEVKLNQAERLEKVEKRRLGKLQRNI, encoded by the coding sequence ATGGACGAGCAATTAATTCAAAAAAAGTTTTACGAAATACTTATAGAAGGTAAAGAAAAGCATCCAATTGAATCTTTAGGAGAACTTTTTATAGAAGAAAACAAGAAGGAGATTGCTAATTTAACAGATATTCGTTTTGCACAAGGGGAAGTATATTTTCAACATCTTGATTATGAAGCAGCCGTTTTTAAATGGGAAAACATTGAGGGCAAACTCGGTCCATGGGCAAAGAAGAATATTGCAGATGCGTATTTTGAGTTGGAATTATATGATACAGCAGAATCGATTTATAAAGATGTTTCGACTGATAACCCAGTGTTGAAGATGGAAGTGTTTTTGCAATTGTTTTCTCTTTATATCGTTGGGATGAAACATCCATTAGCACGTGATGTCATTAAAGAAGCGGTTGCATTTGATCCAGATTATCCGAATGTAACGAAGATGGCTCGTGCTTTTTTTGAAGAGCAAAAGGATTGGCCGAATGCTATTGAATTAGCTGTTAATGAAAGTATTCGGACAGAATCTATGGCATGGTTTGATGTATTGCATGCTTATATTAAGCAAGGAGTTGCTCAATCCAGTGCTCCAGATTATTTTGCTCGTATGTTGGAATCATTATATCAGCTTGAACCAGTTCGATTTGAAAAGATGGCTGTAGCTCTATGGAAAAATTATAAGTATACGGATTCGTATTTTAATTGGTTAGAGGTTATTACAGAATTAATTGGTAAAGGCGAACATAGTAAAGAGCATGGATGGAATGATTTATCCGATCAATATCAAGAAGCATTTTCTCGTTTATTGGAAGGAAAGTACTTGATTCGTGATTTGAAGCCCGTTATTCCAAGTCTATTAGAAAACTGGTTGAAGATTTCAAATGGAGAGCAGATTATTCATGCAGCGGCAGCTGTAGCTTCATGGAGCAAGGTATTCCCTGAATCAATGAATATGTTAATTGTTCACGAGGCAGAGGGGGTATTAAATCAATCAAGTAAAGTGAAGGGTGGCCTAGCGGCAAGCGAAACGTTATTCGAGTCGATTGTGGCTTGGGCGCAGGAGAATGAATTAGCCGTTGGCTATAAATTAAAGTGGATGATTCGTGAGTTAATCAATACCAATTCTTATCGTCTTCTTCTTGCGGGAAGTGCTGGCAGCGGGAAAACATCCTTTGTGGAAGCACTTGTTGGTCAAACATTAGCAGCGCATGATTATTCTGGTACGATTAGTGTTCAAGATAGCTCGGAATCAGCCATCATCGAAATTACGGGGGATGAACAAAATATTGTAACGGAGTTAGGTGAGACAAATGGTCAAAAAGGGTCCATTATGGATATCCACCTTTCAAGTGATTATTTGCAAAAGCAAACGTTGCGTGTAGTTGATACGCCAGGGTTTAATGGAGAAAAAACGATTTCTTCCGATTTTCAACATCATTTAGCAGGAAGCGATGGACTATTATTTGTGTTAGATGCACGGGCTCCTTTTACAGGAGTGGAGCGTGATTTATTATTAGACATTCAAGCAGCAGCACCGCAAATTCCGATTCATTTTTTATTAAATAAAATGGATACCGTTTATAGCGATCAAGTGGCTATGCAGATGGAAGATGAAACATGGAATAAAGTAAATATGTACTTTCCAAAGGCGAAAGTGTTTGCTTTTTCGAATAAGTATGAAGATAGCAAGCAACTGAATGATTTTGCACTATTTATGAATAGTAATTATCGTCAACATGATTGGAAAGAAAAGCGGACAGAGAAGGTACTGACTTTTATTCATCAGACGTTAACTTATTTGTTAGAAAAGCGGGCGTCTACGGAAAGAAGATGGGAACATTCGATTGCTTGGAATGAACAAATGGTAGAGAAGCTCAACGGAGCGATGAATCAATTAGCTGATTTGGAAAAGGAAAAAATTAAAACGATTACTAAATCGTATCGTTCGTTTAAGGAAGAAGTCAAAAATGAAATATTTACAAAAATTCCTGAAATCTTGCATAACTGCTCTAATTTAATAACGGAAAATAGTGATTTTAGTCAAGTTCATGTGCAATTAAATCAAGAAATGAATGAAAAAATTCAAGAATATGTTAAGCAGACTTTAATGCCAGATTACTATCATTCTTTGCAAAAATGGATTTCAGAGTCCGAAATGGAATTTACTCAAAGTCAGCAGTTTATGGATGATGTAAGCAGTGGCTTTAATGAGTTATATCAGGAGGAACGGATTGGCTTACTTGGTGATTTTAAAGTGCTCGATGATTGGCGAAGAGATGCAGATAGAATGACAAGTGGCATTCGAATAGAAAATGTCAATATTTTGCTTCGACGCACGCCAGCGCAATTATTGCTCAAAGGAGCTGGGAAACTGTTAGGAGCAATTCCTCAAAACAAGGCATCGATGTATAATCGTTATAAAAAATATTTGGAAAATGAAGATTTCCTTGATGTCGCACTTATGATTAGTGATCGTTTCTTAGCTCAGTTTGAACTATTCGAGCAGTCAATTGAACGTGATATTACTTTGTTCTTTAGAAGCGCATTTTCTATGCTGCAAAAAACAATTGATACAACACAGATGGAAACGAAAGAGTATCAAGAGACGCTTCTGCATATGAGAGAAAATCCAGAAGTGTATCGTGATCCAATTACGTTGTTTGAAGTGAAGCTGAATCAAGCTGAGCGCCTTGAAAAAGTAGAGAAAAGACGTTTAGGTAAACTACAGCGTAATATTTAG
- a CDS encoding hydantoinase B/oxoprolinase family protein: MNRPELIQKETTNRLDPVTFEVLKNGFINLVDQMAEQILRTCYSFVIYNRDFSCALCDAEGNTVMQGTQDISVHVGTLHLTAKAVLEDFGEDIHPGDAFLVNDPYRGGTHFNDTRVVLPVFHDDRLIAFMQTNGHWADMGGTTPGSFDVTAKEHYGEGVRIPPVRIYSKGRYLADIVNLIALNMRVPEERIGDLRSQVEAAKVGQAQLLEIIRKYGLETTLIAFEEVQDYVERLAKTKIKSLPKGTWETVDYIDMDPEVGDGLIPIQVKMTISDEEILYDLTGSHPYIGCFLNSGFGASLSAAYAGTKTFFPEIPLNSGFYRVVKVILPENSVVNAPSPIAVTGFCSGTFEKIMNACFELWSNIMPERALACSFNLEYLLIGGNDLRNEQNQYFMWYDWMAGGHGGRYDRDGANATSPVFGVGLSVQPCEGQERLSPVITTKHEIITDSAGPGKYRGGCGVEKGGVLTEIKNTVMSYCCDRSRSLTWGIFGGLPSYPHGAWLNPGREDEQFLGTIFSNVEVKSGDSFVRPSAGGGGLGDALERDVEAVLEDVIDEYVSVERAKKDYGVVIKEIDRDLDLFEIDYEATKREREFIRNNRKSWLELNPLIVEKQFQNGEIDKLDVIRRFGVIMDYATNTVLLKSTEQFRQSLRKRSLAYWK; this comes from the coding sequence ATGAATAGACCTGAACTGATTCAAAAGGAAACGACTAATCGCTTGGATCCTGTTACATTCGAGGTATTAAAAAACGGTTTTATCAATCTTGTAGATCAAATGGCCGAACAAATACTAAGGACCTGTTATTCATTTGTTATTTATAACCGCGATTTCAGTTGTGCTCTTTGTGATGCTGAGGGAAACACAGTAATGCAAGGAACACAAGATATTTCTGTACACGTTGGGACCCTGCATTTAACCGCCAAAGCTGTCTTAGAGGATTTTGGTGAGGATATTCATCCTGGGGACGCTTTTTTAGTTAATGATCCATACCGGGGAGGTACCCATTTTAATGATACGCGTGTAGTATTACCGGTCTTTCATGATGATCGCTTAATTGCATTCATGCAAACAAATGGTCACTGGGCAGATATGGGAGGGACAACTCCAGGTTCTTTTGATGTTACCGCAAAGGAGCATTATGGAGAGGGCGTTAGAATTCCACCTGTTCGCATTTATAGCAAAGGTAGATACTTAGCGGATATTGTAAATCTTATAGCGTTGAATATGCGTGTTCCGGAAGAAAGAATTGGAGATCTTCGCTCACAAGTTGAGGCAGCAAAAGTAGGGCAGGCTCAGCTTCTTGAAATCATTAGGAAATATGGTTTAGAAACAACATTAATTGCTTTTGAAGAAGTTCAAGACTATGTTGAGCGTTTAGCTAAAACAAAAATAAAATCTTTGCCAAAAGGAACATGGGAAACGGTAGATTACATTGATATGGACCCGGAAGTAGGCGATGGTCTTATTCCAATTCAAGTAAAGATGACTATTTCAGATGAGGAAATTTTATACGATTTAACAGGTTCTCATCCTTATATCGGCTGTTTTCTGAATTCAGGATTCGGTGCCTCTTTATCAGCCGCCTATGCAGGGACAAAAACATTCTTTCCAGAAATTCCTCTAAATTCAGGATTTTATCGAGTTGTTAAAGTAATTTTACCGGAGAATTCTGTTGTAAATGCTCCAAGCCCTATCGCTGTAACCGGTTTTTGTTCAGGAACATTTGAGAAGATTATGAATGCTTGCTTTGAACTTTGGTCGAACATTATGCCAGAAAGAGCTCTTGCCTGTTCTTTCAATCTAGAATATTTATTGATTGGCGGCAATGATTTAAGAAATGAACAAAATCAATATTTTATGTGGTACGACTGGATGGCCGGCGGACATGGCGGTCGTTATGATCGAGATGGAGCAAATGCAACTTCGCCAGTGTTTGGAGTAGGTTTAAGTGTTCAGCCGTGTGAAGGCCAAGAACGATTATCTCCGGTCATTACGACTAAACATGAAATTATTACTGATTCAGCAGGCCCTGGTAAATATCGTGGTGGTTGTGGGGTTGAAAAAGGCGGCGTTTTAACAGAAATAAAAAATACGGTTATGTCCTATTGTTGTGACAGGTCTCGTTCCCTGACATGGGGGATTTTTGGAGGGCTTCCTTCTTATCCACATGGAGCATGGTTAAATCCTGGAAGAGAGGATGAACAATTTTTAGGAACCATTTTTTCAAATGTAGAAGTAAAAAGCGGTGACTCCTTTGTCAGACCTTCTGCAGGTGGAGGTGGATTGGGGGATGCTCTTGAAAGAGATGTAGAAGCCGTCTTAGAAGATGTGATTGATGAATATGTTTCGGTTGAAAGAGCAAAAAAAGATTATGGAGTTGTCATTAAAGAGATTGATCGAGATCTTGATTTGTTTGAAATTGACTATGAAGCAACAAAAAGAGAGCGAGAGTTTATAAGAAATAATCGTAAAAGTTGGCTAGAGCTCAATCCACTTATAGTAGAAAAACAATTCCAAAATGGAGAGATTGATAAATTAGATGTTATTCGCCGTTTTGGAGTCATTATGGATTATGCAACTAATACAGTTTTACTAAAATCAACAGAACAATTCAGACAATCTTTGAGAAAACGTTCCCTAGCTTATTGGAAGTAA